From the Nodularia sphaerocarpa UHCC 0038 genome, the window TTGTCGCCACTTATGCAATTGGTCATATTACTGTGCTAGCTAAGTCAGTCAGTTATGGACACTAATGGCTTCTAAGAAGTTCAGGTAAGCATAGCAAATCTCCATAATTTCTGAACAGCAAAATTCCCGATTTCTTAAGAAGTCGGGAATTTTAAATAATTACATAACAAGGAATTATATTGCTCAAAAATTAATTGACATACTAATAGTGAGAGACAAACCTAATTGGGGAATACTTAATTACAGGTGTTTTCAGGTAAATAGACCACGCGGTAGGGGCGCAAGGCCTTGCGCCCTGACGACAGATGGGGTTCAAATACATGAGAATTGATGTAAGTAGGTGTGAGGATGACATCGTGGGAGAAGAAAGAGCATATTGGCTAGCTTGGACGCGAATTTCTGGGGTGGGGCCAGTGTTACTGCGACGGTTACACCAGCATTTTGGGACACTAGCCACAGCTTGGAATGCTACCAAAGCCCAGTTAGGAGAAGTTCCAGGTTTTGGGTTTCAGACATTAGAGAAAGTAGTTGAACAGCGATCGCGTTTGCATCCAGAACAATTACTGAGCCAACACCAGCAAGAAAACCCCCATTTCTGGACACCAGCCGACGCAGATTATCCCCGCTTGTTGCTGGAAACCCCCAGTCCACCGCCAATATTGTACTATCGCGGTGAAGTTGATCTGGTAGAAAATCTGGGACAAAAACCCCTGGTGGGGATTGTCGGGACACGCAAACCTTCAGAATATGGTCTTCGTTGGACGCGCCAGATTAGCACAGCTTTGGCTAAAAATGGCTTTACAGTTGTATCTGGGATGGCGGAGGGAATCGATACAGAAAGCCATCTAGCCACGATGAAAGCTGGGGGAAGGACAATCGCAGTTTTAGGGACTGGTGTAGATGTAATTTATCCCCACAAAAATCGTGATCTATATAAACAGATTTTGAGTCAAGGCTTAGTCGTGAGTGAATATCCCGCCAGAACTCCACCGGATCGCACGCACTTTCCCCGCCGTAATCGGATCATTGCAGGTTTAAGCCGTGCGGTTTTGGTCATGGAAGCGCCTGTGAAGTCTGGGGCGTTAATTACGGCTGCTTATGCGAATGAATTTGGCAGAGATGTTTATGCTTTACCTGGAAAAATAGATGATTATCCATCTCAAGGATGTTTAAAATTACTCAATCAAGGTGCTTCTTTGATTCTCAAGGAACTGGACGAACTGCTAAAAATGCTGGGAGCCATCCCAAAAATTGATACAATCGACACATTGCCAATTCCAGAACAGTTAAATTTGCCGGATTTATCACCAGAATTGCAACAAGTCATGAATGCAATTAACTGTGATATTTTGCCCTTTGATTATCTAGTGCAAAAAACAGGTATGAATACTGGCTCAGTTTCTAGTGCATTATTACAGTTGGAACTTATGGGTTTAGTTTCGCAACTTCCCGGAATGCGATATCAGAAGTCTTAAATAGAGGCGTTGCTGAATTCCTGAATTTACCCCCCTTAATCCCCCCTTGGAAAGGGGGGAAATCCGGTTCTCCCCCTTTCCCTACGCCGAAGGCGCATCCCCGAAGGGGTTTAGGGGGAGTTAGAGGGGGTCAGAAGACTTGTGTGTACATAGTGGTTCCCCGCAGGCGGGGAGGGGATAAGGGGTGGGGTGCAATGACTGTGGGAATCATAACTAAATTATGCGGAGATGATATAAAACCCTTACAAATGACAAATGACAAATGACCAATGACCAATGACAAATGACCAATGACGACCCTAGCTAGTTAACTTTATTTAAGCCGACCTACTTAATTAAACTTATCTGGAGGGGAAAGTTTGTGGAGGCGAAAATGGGACTGGAGTAGCATTTGGCGGCATAGTGTTACCCATATTAGGAGGTACTGGGGCATTCATCAGGGGATTGGGTGCAATATTCTGGCTAAATTGTTGATAAGCAGCGCTAGAAATAGCGCTAATCAGTTTTTCGGCTACCGGGTCATTATTAGGGCGTTGTACCATCACAGCAGCGATGTAGCGCTTACCAGTGGGGATATCAATTAAACCCACATCACCCAGCATGGTGGCAATATCACCTGTTTTATGGTGTATTCTTGCACCAGTACCTAAACCAGAAGGTAGCAGATGATTTCGCTCTGTACGTCGCATAATATCAAGGATCATATCCCGCGATCGCATACTCACTAAATTGCCCTGATTGACCATAGCCAGCAAACTGCCCAACTCTCTGGGGCTGGTGGTATTTGTTCCGGCTAAATCGGGTAGGGGATTACGAATTGCTGTAGCTGACAATCCCCAGGTTTGAAAACGCTGATTCAGCGCCTCCATACCTCCTAGTCGAGCAATCACCATATTAGTGGCTGTGTTATCGCTGCTTGTACTCATGAGAGTAGCGAGTTCCAGAGCGCTGTACTGGGTTCCCACTTTTTGGTATTGCAGATTTCCCGAACCACCAGCCACCATATCTTTTTCCATCGTCAGCATTTCATCCAAGCGGACTTTGCCGGCATCCACATCTTGGAAAAAAGCGATCAAAATCGGCACTTTGATGGTACTAGCCGCAGAGAAACTGGCGGCGCTATTCACATCTACGTAGCCACCAGTCTCTAAATCCACAAAGAAAACGCCTGGTGTCAGATTCGGGTTTGCAGTTGCCAAATTTTGGACGGCATTTTTTAAAGAAGTAATTTCCTGAGATAAGTATAAGCCCGCAGCAGGATTGGCGGTAAGTTGTGGCTGATTGGTTCCCACATTTCCAGATGATGCCGCAGAATTACTGGGCATCCGAGTCGCAGGGTCTAAGACTGATAAGATCGTACCCACAATCGCACCAATACCGACTCCCACAATCAACAAGCGTAGAGCATATAACATGGTTCTGGCCATTGGCTTTAACCGCGTTTTACGCGATGCTCTTCTGCCCATTTTGGGCATTGCTGGCTTCTGTACCCGCACAGTCTTGTAGTTGACTGTGTGGGGATTCAAAGCTGGTGTCATCCCATTCATATACCCAATGGGTTTCACGGCTGCTGGCATGACTAGCCCTGGTTTTGACCTCCTGACCCCTGTAGCAGTGGGAGGAGGCAGCATATTATGATTAACCCGCGTTAAAGCGACTTGTTTTTTGGGAGGACGCGGCTGCTGTAGTGGTACTTTGACTTTTTTCTTGCCCACTTTTTCGCCTTGATTCTGAGGCGGGCGGCGATTTGTGGGTTGTCGCCGCGAGAAATTTCTGCGTTTGTCACTTGACTCTGACACTGTTACTCCTTGTGACCCACTCGAATGTTTTCCAGCAGACTCCCGACCCACAACTCACTTCTGAAGCAGCTAGATGCGGAAATCACTCAGTAGCCTTTTGTGTTTAGTTTAAGTCATATTAACTGTTTTTGGGAAAGTTAATTCTAGACATATTCAAGGATGAATCACAAGTTTTTATCTTGGCTTTTCAGCGCCCATTCTATTTGTCGCAAAATTCCTAGCAGCATAGCTACTTCCTTTGTTTGCAGGTGAGCGCGATTATACAATTGCCGGAATTTGGCCATGCGAGTCAGGGCTGTATGTGGATACAAATAACCAATATCTAATAGTAGAGATTCTAATTCCTGGTAGTAGATTTCCACAAGATCCAAAGATGCCAGTTCAGTTTGGCTGGGGGGTGGTGTTGTCGGTGGTGCTGTATATTGTGCTAGTTCATGACAGCAGATAGCCACGGCTGAAGCTAAATTCAGAGCTGAATAATTGTCACTTGTGGGTATGCGAACAAATCGCTGGGCATAATTTAATTCTTCATTACTTAAACCCCGGTCTTCTCTGCCAAATATCAGGGCTGCGGGTGACTCTGGTAACTCTAGTAACCAAGGTAGGGCGGTGCGGGGATTTTCTAAGGGTGTTTCCCAATCACGCACACGAGCTGTGGTGGCGATCGCTCGCACACATCCCTGCAATGCTTCTGGTAATGTTGTCACCAATACCGCAGATTCTAAAATCTCTTTCGCATGAACTGCCATTTTTAAAGCTTCTTCCCCTACTGGATCGCATTGGGGATTGACTAATACTAAATTATGTAAACCAAAATTTTTCATCACCCTAGCGATTGATCCGACATTCATCGGGCCAGCCGGTTCTACCAGCACAATTCTTAACCCAGCCAAACCCATTTTTTTCCTCCCTCTGATCGCTGGCGCTGACTTGTCAGTTCGCACCGGTAAATACTTTATGCTAATGGAAGTGGCATCAGTACTTCTTCCCCAAAGTTAGCAGATGCCATACTAGCATGGCAATCTGCCAGCAATTTTACCAGAGCCGAAATGCTGTGTAACATCATAAAAGAGGTAAAGTTCCGGTGTTGAAGACACTTTTAGTAATTACCGTTGGTTTGTTACCGTCGTTGTTTTCCCTGTGGGTAATCCGTAAAACCCATTCGCGGACACGCCTGGGTATGAGACGAGCCGCTACTAATTTTGCAGGGAGACGCATCCGAAATCACATCAGACCGACTGAAGGCGATCGCTATTATTTAGAAGGTGTCGGTTATCTCATTGGCGATATCAGTTGCCAATTTAATGCTCGCTCTGGCTATATGCGCTGTGCTGTTAACCCCAGTGGTCCCTGTCAGGGTTGCCGTCACTATGAACCAAGACCATTGGCTGCTAGTGATCCGCTATTATAACAGCAGGTGAGGCTGAGGTTTTGTATAATTTAATTTATGACAAAATACTTTTAACAGTTTCGGCGCAATTCCCCATCCCTCTATAGGGTGGGGTAGTTCACCTGCACATAGTGCCACAACCATCTTCCCAAAACATTTGGGATATTTTATTATTTATAATTACTTTATTTGAGTTTGATTTGAATAACCTTTTCTTAACCTTAATGATTTATTTAATTATAAATTATCAGATTTTTTCACGGAATTATCTGAACAATAATTAACGGATTTAAGTAATTTTACCGTAGATGTTAGCTAGGAAAAAATAATATGATAAAATGTCTTATAATTCATGCCCAAAACAAAATTATGACAAGTAGTAATTTTTATGAGAAGGCGGAAATTATTTATTAACTTTCTTCTCTTAATTGGCGGTTGTACATCAGGAATTAGTCGGAAAAATAATAATTATAATAAATCCTTAAAATCGAGATCAAAAGTCATAAAATTTGCCGTAGCAGATGCTACGGGACTTGAAGAGTTACAGCGCAACTATGGAGCTTTCTGCACTACCTTAGAAGCAGTATTGGGCATAGCAATTGAATTTTTTCCGGTAGAAAATCGCACAGCAGCAGCACCTGCATTGCAATCCGGTCAGGTAGATATTGTCTTAGCAGGACCATCAGAATACGTGATTTTCAATTCTCGCGCTCAGGCTATTCCGATTGTTGCTATCCAACGCCTTGACTATTATCCGATAATTGTTGTCCGTGCCGATAGCAAAATTAAATCCTTAGCTCAACTGAAAGGTAAAAAAATTGCTATGCGAACAACTGGTTCGACTTCTGGACATTTGGCTCCGATAAAAATGCTGCTAGATGCTGGCTTAAATAGCAAAACTGATATAGAAATTCTGATGTTAGGTAATCAAGGAGTGAAAGCTTTAAACAAAGGTGAGGTAGATGCTTGGACAATTGCATCCGATAGATACAAAATAATCTTAGAATCTGAAGGTTTATCTGAGAAAGATTTTTCTGTAATCGCTAAAGGAACGCTGCTTCCTGGTGATGTGTTCGTGATCAATAACCAGTGGGAATCTAATATCATAGAAGATGTGCGATCGCGGATGCTGGAAAATCAAGATAAACTACTTAAAAGTTTGCTAGTTGCTACAGTAAACCAACCTTACGAAGGATCTAAAATGATTCCAGCCAATGATGCTGACTACAACATAATTCGGGAAGTTTATCAAAAAATTGGACAGGGCAGTTTTCTCTAATAATGTTAAATCTAAATGAATGATCACAGAGTATCTAACTAAATTTAAAAAACAAATCATCTGGCTAAGTGACTTAAGTAATAGCTGGAATATCGCCCAGAAAATTAGTTATGGGTACAGTGTAGTAATTGGTATTTCTTTTCTAGGCACAATCAGTGGTTTACTGCTTGCATCCAACAACGAAGTATATGCTTATAAGCAATTAAATCTCTCTTATCAGCATCAATCTCTGTTAAAAAATTTAGAAAATTCAGTCACTAGAATCCGACTACATCCACAACGTTTAGCCACCGTTTTAGAAAATTCTATTTGGTTTGAATTTGAAAAAAATCAATTCAATAATCAACTAATTCAAGTCAATGAACAATTGGCTGATATAGAAATATTTGTTCATAAATATGCCGATGATTTACTTATAAGTAAAACACAATTTGATTCTCTTTTAGAGAGTTACCGGGTAACGACACAAGTATATAGTCACAGTGTAAAATCTTTCTGGGAACAAGTTGAACAAAATAACTTCTCAGAAGAAAAAGCGAAGTCTCATCATACAGATTTAATAAATTTACTTCAGGAAAGAGAGCAAGTTAATATCAATGTAAAATTTGACCAACTTTCAGATGAGTTAATTCGAGCAATAGGTTATGCGGATATTCAACAACAAAAAGCAGATACTCGCTTTGAAGAAGCTCAAAAACTGCGAGTCAAAGTTATTTTTGCTAGTATGCTGTTGTCAGGTGCGATCGCCGCAGCATTAGCAATATATACTAGTAGGTTAATTGCTCGTCCTTTAGAATTAGTGACTAAAGTTGCTAGAAGAATTACGCAAGAATCCAACTTTCAACTCAGAATTAATATTAATAGTCATGATGAAGTTGGAACTCTCGCTACTTCCTTGAATCAATTAGTCGAGTGGGTAGCAGATTATACACAAGAGATAGAAATTGCTCGTCACAATTTAGAGCAACGGGTAGAAGAACGCACTCAGGAATTAGAATTAGCACGCCACAATTTAGAGCAACGGGTAGAAGAACGGACTCAGGAATTGCAAAAAATCCTCCAAGACTTAAAAGAAACTCAAGCACAATTAATTCAAACCGAAAAAATGTCTTCTCTGGGAGAGATGGTCGCAGGTATAGCTCATGAAGTAAATAACCCAGTTAATTTTATTAATGGTAATATTCAATGTGCCAATGACTATATTCAAGATTTACTAAGTTTAATAGATTTATATCAGCAAGAGTACCCAGAACCAAGCGAAATCATTGCCGAAAAAACCGCAGAAATAGATTTAGATTTTCTGACTACAGATTTATCCAGCCTACTTAGTTCCATGAAAATGGGCGCTCAACGTATTCGGGAAATTGTCTTATCTTTACGTAATTTTTCCCGCCTAGATGAAGCACCTATGAAGGAGGTGAATATTCATGAAGGTCTTGATAACACTTTATTAATTCTTAATCACAGACTTAACCAGTCAATAGCAGTAATTAAAAACTATGGAATTTTACCTTTGATTGAGTGTTATCCTGCTCAACTCAATCAAGTATTTATGAATATTTTAAGTAATGCTATCGATGTGCTGATGGAAGAAAAAACTAAAGCAGAAAAACAGATTACTATCGATACATTAAAATTAGATGATCATTATATCAAAGTCGTAATTAAAGATAACGCTTCTGGAATTGCACCAGAAATTATCAATAAGTTATTTAATCCTTTTTTTACAACTAAACCAGTAGGTAAAGGAACTGGCTTGGGTTTAAGTATCTCTTACCAGATCATCGACAAACACAAAGGTAAAATAGAAGTAATCTCAGAATTAGGAAAGGGAACAGAGTTTATCATTCTCTTGCCCATTAAAACACAACTAAACTAGCAATGTGTAAGTAGGGGCGATCGCCTCTAACGCAAAAGCCGTATTTACCTCAGTGAAGTCCATTGCATCATACTCAATGGCTTCTTCCCAGGTATCCATAACTTCTGATTCCAGGATTCTTTGCATGATTAATCTCCCTATTATTTCACTTATGAAAATAAAACTGCGGTTTTGGGAACACTAAGTTTATTACAAAACTTAACAGGAATTGGTCGATGTCAAACGGTAAATTTAACAAGAGTATAAATAATAACTTAAACTACATGAAGCGCAATAGGATTACACATGAGTTTGACCAAAGTTCCTGGGGGGAAATCGTACTTCCACAGTTAAGTAACGACCAGTTATCGGAAGCATCCAAGTTACTACATCAAGGAGTTCAACAACAAAAAGCTGGTGAATTAATCGCTGCGTTACAGTCATTACAACAAGCGCTACAGATGTTTGAGGTTGTTGGTGATCTACAGCAACAGGAACAAGCACTTTCTGTTTTAGCACTTGTCACCTATAAATCAGGCGATTATCAAAGCACAATTTCTTATTCCCAGCAGTGTCTAGCTTTGGAACAGACTACCCCAGATTTATCGATACAAATGCAAGTACTTTCTCTGTTGGGTAATGCTTATCGTCATCGGAAGAACTATAAACAGGGAATTCAGTCTTTGCAAAAGTGTTTAAAAATCAGCTGTCAGATGTCAAATAAGCGCAGTGAGGTTGCAGCATTAAATAATCTGGGATTGGTGTATAAAGCTGCGGGTAAATTTATACAAGCAATGGAATATCAAAAAAAAAGTTTAGCACTTGTTGAAGAACTCCAAGACAGTTGGGGTATGGAACAGGTTCTAAAGAATATCGGTAATACTTATTATGCTTTGGACAATTACCCCCAAGCGATCGCTTATTATGAAAGATGTGTCAGAATAGCACGCTTACTCAAACATATTGACAGTGCTTGTCAGACACTGAAAAATTTGGGTAATGCTTGCTGTGCGACAGGTAATTATGGTAAAGCAATTCTCTATTACGAGGAGCGTTTACAATTAGCAAAAGAACTCAAAGATATACGTAGTGAAGAACAATCTCTCGGCAGATTAGGGGTTGCTTGTGAAGCATTGGGCGACTATAAAAAAGCAATTAAATATTATGAAGAACGTTTATTTTTAGCGAGAAGAATTAAAGATTCCCGTATTGAAAAACAAGCCCTTGCAAGTTTGAAATTCACTTGTGAAGCCTTGGGTGATTACGCCAAAGCCATGCAATATCAGAAGCCATAATCTAGTAATTCGTAAATTTTATCATAAATGATTACAACAAGTTGCTACCTAATTACTGTATTTTCTCCCTCAACCAAATACGGAAGGATTTCAATAAAGCAATTTCACCCATGTTTTTACTCTGCTGCATAAATCGACTGATATCACTCACAGAGATTAGGGGAAAGGCAATACTTAAGCTACATTCAATATATTCCCCTTCTAGCAATTGATAAAATTTTAAATCTTGTCCGTTATATCTCCACAATTCAGTAACACCAAGCGCTGCATAAATACCCAATTTATTAACTGAACTACTGCTAATGTCAATTTCAATGGCTAAATCAGGGGGAGGATCTGTTTCTAAATTTAGTGTTTCCTGACCTCTAATAGCTGGCTCATTTTGAATATAATAGCAATTATCTGGTTCTATACCTCGATTTGCTAATCGTCGCTTCAGTGTTGTGGAACCTGCACTTTTAATTTCTACACCCACTTCCTCAGCTAAAGAGAATATGAAGCGGTCAAATTGAATTTTGGGGTTTTCATGTTCAAAAAGTGGGGTCATAATTTCTAAAGTCCCGCAGTCATAAGCAAGCCGAGAACCTCTATCCTCACCTGTATCTCTCAGCAAGGCTTCAAAGGTTTCCCAACTGACGTTATGTAAAACCGTTCTTTGTTCAGCAAGGGTTGACTGGACAAGCATATTACAATACCTATTCCATGAAAATATGAGATAAAATTCCTAAGATTTTATCTATATTATAATATTTGCTCCGCACTTGTGCCTCTGGAGCTTAAGAAATAAATTTGTGGGAAAGCTACGCTAATTTTTCTGCAAAAGGTGGGAATTACCCACCTAATCTTTAAGCAAGAAAACCAGCAAAAAACTCCAGAGTTTCTTTCA encodes:
- the dprA gene encoding DNA-processing protein DprA codes for the protein MGEERAYWLAWTRISGVGPVLLRRLHQHFGTLATAWNATKAQLGEVPGFGFQTLEKVVEQRSRLHPEQLLSQHQQENPHFWTPADADYPRLLLETPSPPPILYYRGEVDLVENLGQKPLVGIVGTRKPSEYGLRWTRQISTALAKNGFTVVSGMAEGIDTESHLATMKAGGRTIAVLGTGVDVIYPHKNRDLYKQILSQGLVVSEYPARTPPDRTHFPRRNRIIAGLSRAVLVMEAPVKSGALITAAYANEFGRDVYALPGKIDDYPSQGCLKLLNQGASLILKELDELLKMLGAIPKIDTIDTLPIPEQLNLPDLSPELQQVMNAINCDILPFDYLVQKTGMNTGSVSSALLQLELMGLVSQLPGMRYQKS
- a CDS encoding serine hydrolase, which produces MSESSDKRRNFSRRQPTNRRPPQNQGEKVGKKKVKVPLQQPRPPKKQVALTRVNHNMLPPPTATGVRRSKPGLVMPAAVKPIGYMNGMTPALNPHTVNYKTVRVQKPAMPKMGRRASRKTRLKPMARTMLYALRLLIVGVGIGAIVGTILSVLDPATRMPSNSAASSGNVGTNQPQLTANPAAGLYLSQEITSLKNAVQNLATANPNLTPGVFFVDLETGGYVDVNSAASFSAASTIKVPILIAFFQDVDAGKVRLDEMLTMEKDMVAGGSGNLQYQKVGTQYSALELATLMSTSSDNTATNMVIARLGGMEALNQRFQTWGLSATAIRNPLPDLAGTNTTSPRELGSLLAMVNQGNLVSMRSRDMILDIMRRTERNHLLPSGLGTGARIHHKTGDIATMLGDVGLIDIPTGKRYIAAVMVQRPNNDPVAEKLISAISSAAYQQFSQNIAPNPLMNAPVPPNMGNTMPPNATPVPFSPPQTFPSR
- a CDS encoding RNA methyltransferase, translating into MGLAGLRIVLVEPAGPMNVGSIARVMKNFGLHNLVLVNPQCDPVGEEALKMAVHAKEILESAVLVTTLPEALQGCVRAIATTARVRDWETPLENPRTALPWLLELPESPAALIFGREDRGLSNEELNYAQRFVRIPTSDNYSALNLASAVAICCHELAQYTAPPTTPPPSQTELASLDLVEIYYQELESLLLDIGYLYPHTALTRMAKFRQLYNRAHLQTKEVAMLLGILRQIEWALKSQDKNL
- a CDS encoding DUF6464 family protein; this encodes MLKTLLVITVGLLPSLFSLWVIRKTHSRTRLGMRRAATNFAGRRIRNHIRPTEGDRYYLEGVGYLIGDISCQFNARSGYMRCAVNPSGPCQGCRHYEPRPLAASDPLL
- a CDS encoding PhnD/SsuA/transferrin family substrate-binding protein, whose amino-acid sequence is MRRRKLFINFLLLIGGCTSGISRKNNNYNKSLKSRSKVIKFAVADATGLEELQRNYGAFCTTLEAVLGIAIEFFPVENRTAAAPALQSGQVDIVLAGPSEYVIFNSRAQAIPIVAIQRLDYYPIIVVRADSKIKSLAQLKGKKIAMRTTGSTSGHLAPIKMLLDAGLNSKTDIEILMLGNQGVKALNKGEVDAWTIASDRYKIILESEGLSEKDFSVIAKGTLLPGDVFVINNQWESNIIEDVRSRMLENQDKLLKSLLVATVNQPYEGSKMIPANDADYNIIREVYQKIGQGSFL
- a CDS encoding sensor histidine kinase, with the translated sequence MITEYLTKFKKQIIWLSDLSNSWNIAQKISYGYSVVIGISFLGTISGLLLASNNEVYAYKQLNLSYQHQSLLKNLENSVTRIRLHPQRLATVLENSIWFEFEKNQFNNQLIQVNEQLADIEIFVHKYADDLLISKTQFDSLLESYRVTTQVYSHSVKSFWEQVEQNNFSEEKAKSHHTDLINLLQEREQVNINVKFDQLSDELIRAIGYADIQQQKADTRFEEAQKLRVKVIFASMLLSGAIAAALAIYTSRLIARPLELVTKVARRITQESNFQLRININSHDEVGTLATSLNQLVEWVADYTQEIEIARHNLEQRVEERTQELELARHNLEQRVEERTQELQKILQDLKETQAQLIQTEKMSSLGEMVAGIAHEVNNPVNFINGNIQCANDYIQDLLSLIDLYQQEYPEPSEIIAEKTAEIDLDFLTTDLSSLLSSMKMGAQRIREIVLSLRNFSRLDEAPMKEVNIHEGLDNTLLILNHRLNQSIAVIKNYGILPLIECYPAQLNQVFMNILSNAIDVLMEEKTKAEKQITIDTLKLDDHYIKVVIKDNASGIAPEIINKLFNPFFTTKPVGKGTGLGLSISYQIIDKHKGKIEVISELGKGTEFIILLPIKTQLN
- a CDS encoding tetratricopeptide repeat protein; translated protein: MSNGKFNKSINNNLNYMKRNRITHEFDQSSWGEIVLPQLSNDQLSEASKLLHQGVQQQKAGELIAALQSLQQALQMFEVVGDLQQQEQALSVLALVTYKSGDYQSTISYSQQCLALEQTTPDLSIQMQVLSLLGNAYRHRKNYKQGIQSLQKCLKISCQMSNKRSEVAALNNLGLVYKAAGKFIQAMEYQKKSLALVEELQDSWGMEQVLKNIGNTYYALDNYPQAIAYYERCVRIARLLKHIDSACQTLKNLGNACCATGNYGKAILYYEERLQLAKELKDIRSEEQSLGRLGVACEALGDYKKAIKYYEERLFLARRIKDSRIEKQALASLKFTCEALGDYAKAMQYQKP
- a CDS encoding Uma2 family endonuclease — translated: MLVQSTLAEQRTVLHNVSWETFEALLRDTGEDRGSRLAYDCGTLEIMTPLFEHENPKIQFDRFIFSLAEEVGVEIKSAGSTTLKRRLANRGIEPDNCYYIQNEPAIRGQETLNLETDPPPDLAIEIDISSSSVNKLGIYAALGVTELWRYNGQDLKFYQLLEGEYIECSLSIAFPLISVSDISRFMQQSKNMGEIALLKSFRIWLREKIQ